A window of Glycine soja cultivar W05 chromosome 13, ASM419377v2, whole genome shotgun sequence genomic DNA:
TTTCAATAGATTGCTTCATTCCCACTACTGGTTTGAGAACAACTTCTGTTAATGAAACTTGCAAACTTCCTAAGGATGAAAGAGCAAAGAACTCACTAGCAGTACATCGGGCCAAAGTTCTTGCGTTGGAGAAATCACATAATTGCAGTATTGATAGCATAATATGGAAGATGGAAATCTAACGGACGGGGGTAGGATCGATTCAAGGCAATTGTTAATAGCAGTCACTAGTTTTTGACTACTAATGTTTAGATGTTAGATTAGAGGTTTAGTTGGTTCTTTAAAAGTAAATGGGGATTGTCTcagtatttttaatgaaattttggcaCAACTGAATGTTGATCCTTATTTaagttgtataaaataaaatttaacttttgtccgttgtaatttttaaaaaatatatgcagCAACTGATTGTGAATGGAAAAGTCCCTACGACTTGCGTTTAGGTTATCATGTTGGtaattaattctcaattaaattagttttattttttgatttgttATCTACAGTTAGAATATCATGCGCGGTGAGATCTTCATCCCCACCTACATCTATTGAACAATTAAGTGGTCTTCATCCAAAGACATATGCGGAGGTAGTAATtatattgcttattttattatttcttttgcaTCCCCTTCCTTGCCTTTTACATATGAATCATATAGAAATgcttatcaattattatttttggttgTCTTGAAGGTCACTTTTATAGTAATCAAAATATAACGTTTAGGCAAGTGTCTGAATCAACTTTGGGGATAGTTGGGAACTGCCTGTGAAAATTGGGAAGATAAGTGGGATGTTAAGAAGGTGAGGGGAGAAATGGGTGTATATGAGATTTTAAGTAAAGCACAAATTTGGTTTTTCACATGTTTTGTTGGGTGTACTTGAGATTGCATTGGTGCAGGAAGAATATCCCTATAAAATTTggctttttttttgctttgtatTATGTTagctattttattttcaaaaatatccctgctaaaattgtattttgttgtacaatatatataatagaaatgtgttattattgtgcataatacataacaaaaatatgCTTTTTATGTGTGGAGGATTCACCTCCTAACATAATGGAAATGTGTTGTGTTTTCCTTGTGAAAAAGAGGGTGATAATAGCAACCCTTACATTGGTTTGGGTTTACATTACTTCAGGTCAGAATAATTGGGTGTTGCTAGGTACATCCATCACACCTAGtaatattgctggtgcacccaacattttttattaatgttcaaAATGCTCCTGACTCATTATTACTTTTTAAGTTGCTTTTTCTGGCTGAGTGATGATTCGTAAGCAGATTTTtcacatacggatcaacttgatccgtatgaatTATACGAATGAAATTGATTCGTAAATATGAAGTTCATCCGTATAAAACATACAGATAAACTTCATCCGTATAAATCATACGGATGAAGTTCATCCGTAttggttttttggtttttctttaattccttaaagttttatttttttaattattaatatgttaaattactcatttgtgcattaaattttttttactattacaaaatttaatatatattaaattttttaatagtaaatattttttatttataaaaaaatatacgaattaaataattcgtatgatttatatcaaaattaattaccataaaatttattatttaaatttgcatgtacattaaatatacattaaaaattttagtgttatgtataacaacattatttattttataatgtaattgacTCATTAGCTCAATTGATTAGAACGTTGTATTAATAACATGAAAGTCACACCCTACCCTTCTTGTGTTTCCTCCTCCTCGTGTGCCTCTTGCTTCCATTTGCTTCACCATTTTAGCATTTCGCTCTTCTCTCCTTCAAGGCTTGTCATGATATGTATTCTTTTTAGTTTCATTGTGTTAAGGGTTTAACAACACAACGAAATGATATTTtcgttgttattttttgtttcacaaAACATACGataaaatcatgattctatTGTATTTCTTAActcaaaacataataaaatcatatttttattatgtgttttgtgaaacaaaaaaattgtctaacgaaaatatgatttcattatattattcaacctacaagagagaagaaaataattgttaaaaaaaaacaaaaatatatttatataattatacgaAACCTCAAACAGTATAATTTGCTTTATTACTTTTAAAGTatagaaatcaaaatttaattttgataaaggaaaaatgaaaaaaatcgaGACATTTCtcgttattttaatttttattaattcggCAGTTATTTTCTACTACATGCGTGCGCTGTGTGACAGAAATTCAGCAAAGTGGCTCTTTCTCTTTGTCCAAaacttatttttcaatataataaaattggaTCAGATTCTTCCATTACCGACTCTCCTCAATCATCCTTAGTTCCTTACagcaaaaacaataaaataatactaaattttttataaaaataataatactacaCTTCACCACCAAACCAAAGCAAAAGGGAAAGAGGGTGTCTTTAATTTCACAGTTTCATAGCAATTATCgacaaaaaatccaaaatttccACTCACATCTCTCTTTGTTTATGACATCTCAAACATTTATCTACTCTCTACCCACTTTCTCAGTTCCAGGTTCCTCTCTCTATCttcatgttacttttttttaaaaaaaaattcattctttCTCCGTTCCCCTCTTACCCACTTCAATTTTTAGCTTCCAATTATCGTTTTGATCCTTCTGATTACTTCTTACTTTGATAATCGAAAGTGGGTCTCTTCCTTTTCTCCAATTTTGGGTCGattctctgttttttttattgaaattctgTTGTTTGCACACACACACTTTGGGTGTgatttatgtcttttttatgttcTAAAATTATGATCACGATTTTTCATCTTATAGTAATGATGTTCATGTTGTTGGTTGAGTCATTTGCATAGCTTgatagtaaagaaaataattttttttcttttttggtcctAAATTTGAAGTTGAGATGGTGCAAGGGAAGTTGTCGGCGAGTGGCAAAAGACTAAAAACTGAAAAGTTTTGCCAtttgaataatcaaattttggcatattcttatttgaattttatattagttattttatgTTACACTCGTGAACTTTGTGTTGATCTTACGTTATGGTTCTGATTTTGCTGTTCTGAAATGTGTACATGTTGCATTGGACTTTGGAGCATGAGCATTAGCTGCATTGACCAGATATTCATGTGCACTAAGTCAAGACAAATGatcaatcattattttaaaatataaaatatttatgtggctccaaaatttttgttgtcattTAATAGTTAATACTATAGGATAATAGGAATTGGTCTAAATAatacacacacacgcacataATTTCTTGTCTAGCTGATTAAagcttatttgttttaattgctCAAATAATGGCATGACATGAATGATAACTTCAGCGAACTTCACATGTTTTTCAGTGTTGTTATTATTGTTCTTCTTTAATGCTGTTTTGATGTAATTTGCAGGTAAGCAAGAGAAACAATACTCATCTTTATTACAGGGTTGTGTGAACTGAAGAGGGAGGGTACTGGTTTGCGGAGGCAGTGACACTTCTGCAAGCCTAGAATCCTCTCTCCTAGTTTTTTGTGAAAACAGATAGTGTGGTGCTTTTGGAGGATCCTTTTCTCAAAGCTTGCATGTAACACTATCTACATTTTGGTGATCAGTTGAAGTGTGGAAAAAATCTTAAGCTAAAGGCAATTTGGGAAGCTGGAACAATGGgttctgtttgttgttgtttgagttttgatgattttgaagattATGTAAATCCAAATAGTCCTGTATATAGGAACTGTGTGTGTCTCAGTTGCTTGATACAGAACCTTTTGATTGTGGTATGTTCCTCCTGTTTCCTGTCTCCTTGTGGCTtcctctttttgttttatttcctcTTTTTTGGTTCATGGAAAGGTAATGTTGTGTCTTGTGTTATGTGTTGCTGCCCAAAACTTGAATTTTGTAGCTCTCCCCATGACTTATTGCATTGTTTTTTCCCTGAATAACATACTTGAGGTGGCCAACTTGTTGCGTTTGGAGTAAAATACATCTGGTTTTTGTTAGCATTGGTGTGCTCTTGCATTTTCCATTATTTTGGATATATAAACATGAGAAATTATATGTGGGGGATGCTGGCATTAGCCTCTCTTTAGTGTTCCAGTGTCTCATACCATTAGTCTTGAAATGTGTCTGGTAAGAACCTTAGGAAAACTATGTCACAGAAGCTAGCCATTGTAGTTGGAGAGCCAAAGGCTGTATAAACCCCATGCTAGAATCACATATTTCCATGTGAGACTCGAGTTACATACCTTACAATTGAATCCTAACATCCCCCTATGCTCAACAGCTCCAATGTGCACATGGGTTGGCTGTGCACTAGTCCTTTGATTAGTCTTTGACTCTCAGGTGAATATTGTAATCTTAGCGTCACCACCTGCACCACTCATTTGTAGTGGAGAAACATGTAGGAAAGCTTTGATACCAATTAATAAGAACCTTGGGAGAATCACATCACATAAACTAGCCTTTGTAGTTAGAGAGACCAAGGCCTTACAAATCCCACACTGGAATCCCATAATTCCCGCATGGGACTCAAGTCCTATACCCTGCAATTAGATCATAAGTTACCTCTAAGTTTAGAAATGGTGATGTGCTACGTAGATACATTCATAAAGAAATTTTGCAACTGTTATCATTTTATAAGTGACTTTCAAACTTAGTTACCTCTAAGGCAGTTTTGTGTGTGATAAGTATACCATGTGAACTTCTTCTAGTGGTTGCTTGTTTCTCCCAAATGAGCcacaaataaaatcaaatcagagcaattttttaattacctgCTACTTGGTTTAGGTAATTTTTTCTGCATCTGTTAATCtaactatttaaatattttggagGTAAATCCACTGTATTGATTGCCATAAACATCAATATTTGGTAGACTGCAACTTGAAGAATATTTTGGTCCTTAAGCCATTTTTCTGGATGATGTATCTTGGCATTGATGAGGGCTATACtttataataacaaatataacCATTTTCCAGTCTATCTCATATTTCAGTATTCTTCAATATTCCGTAGAGGGGATGCACATTCAATTCCTTCATCTATTCAAGGGGCAGCATCTATAACTTCAGCAGCATCACTCGATAATTCTCTATCTGACATGTATCGCTCTCCTCCAAGGCCATTACCATATGATGCAGAACCCAGATATTTCCGCTCGCAACGTGATGGACTAGTTTCAAGGCGTGAGAAGGGTTCAAGTCATTCAAATGAGGAAACAGAACCTCTAAGAAGTAATGCAGATGTGGATCCAGAATCCTTAAATTCAGGAGACAAATGGAAGGAAAGTGCCTGTGAAGCTGGATCAAAGGAATACCGTTCTAAGTCCTCACTAAGacttcaatcaacaaaatattcAACTGGAGTTGGTCTTGTCTATGCATCATCAGAGGAGGAGGATGTCTGTCCAACTTGTCTTGAaggtagatatatatatattttttttatcttaataatcttatattttctaCAGAAGACCCATTGATACCAGGAGTTACATTTTCAGGAAGTATTGATCTGTTACTGTAATATGCTTAATGGCACATCTTGACTTGTATCAAGAAATTtggatgttttattttaatttgatatactTATTGTAGAACATAGATGTTGTTGGGTGACTCTGGTGtatcattttccttttacttaAAAACTTTAGGCTCCCATCTCTTAAATGGTGAAGAAGCAAAACTAAAAGCTGGATATTTCAATTAATTGGGGGTAAGAAAAATGTGCTTCTCACAATGATTTAATTGGTTGATCTTGAAGTTAGATAACAACGTTccctttgttcctttttatctATCATTTAATGTAATAGTACACAGACTAAGAAATGTAACTAATATCAATGGTACACAAagtaagaaatttaattaatatcttcttttatattaaaactatttataattttctaatatGCCCTTAATCCCTTAAATTTGTTATCTCTTACCAATCATTGTTGTTAAATAGCAATCATGGCACCGCCATGGTAGAATGGCatggtatattttttttccaaccgacataggcaatttgtgaagggagGCCTGCCATGGTGGTGCCATAAGGTGCAATGTTCTGCCATCCACCATTGATAACActgttat
This region includes:
- the LOC114382447 gene encoding E3 ubiquitin-protein ligase At3g02290-like; amino-acid sequence: MGSVCCCLSFDDFEDYVNPNSPVYRNCVCLSCLIQNLLIVYSSIFRRGDAHSIPSSIQGAASITSAASLDNSLSDMYRSPPRPLPYDAEPRYFRSQRDGLVSRREKGSSHSNEETEPLRSNADVDPESLNSGDKWKESACEAGSKEYRSKSSLRLQSTKYSTGVGLVYASSEEEDVCPTCLEEYTKENPKIMTKCSHHFHLGCIYEWMERSDNCPVCGKVMVFDETTFT